From Gimesia panareensis, the proteins below share one genomic window:
- the ccoN gene encoding cytochrome-c oxidase, cbb3-type subunit I, producing the protein MSAETTLENTAQQSNLEKFIYDDQIARMFALATLVWGVVAFLVGIIIATELAFPSVNLGLDLITFGRLRPLHTNAAIFAFAGNAIFTAVYYSTQRLCRARMWSDLLSRLHFWGWQLIILSAALTLPLGITQSKEYAELEWPIDIAIAVVWVGFFGVNFFMTLARRRERHMYVALWFYIATIVTVALLHVFNNLVVPIGLFKSYSVYAGVQDAFMQWWYGHNAVAFFLTTPFLGLMYYFLPKAANRPIFSYKLSILHFWSLVFIYIWAGPHHLHYTALPQWASTLGMLFSIMLWMPSWGGMINGLLTLRGAWQKVTSDPVLKFFVVGITFYGMSTFEGPVLSIKSVNALSHYTDWTIAHVHAGALGWNGFMTFGMLYWLLPRLFQTELYSTRLANLHFWLGTVGILLYIFPIYVAGLTQGLMWRAITDTGQLAYPNFVETVRVLIPLYFIRAVGGVVYLSGALLLGYNFLQTWKTRPAKYEEVEHFAAPLEKQYEDDPAPESRLTGVLEVAKKLDVFEQLAWHRRWERLPRLMTIWVIIAVVAASLFEIIPTFLIRSNVPTIATVTPYTPLELAGRDIYVAEGCYNCHSQMIRPMLAETKRYGEYSKPGEFVYDHPFQWGSRRIGPDLAREGGKQSNLWHVRHFRNPELMTQGSIMPPYPWLETRKLNFKTIPDRVWAASYLGAPYDEAALTDSIALAKKQAKAIADDIHRQDGPAGLEDKQVVALIAYLQRLGTDLFKTPKAEKPSAEPNSAKTGNKTAHAEAAETR; encoded by the coding sequence GTGTCGGCTGAAACGACTTTAGAAAACACCGCTCAACAGAGTAATCTGGAAAAATTCATTTACGACGACCAGATTGCCCGCATGTTCGCCCTGGCCACCCTGGTGTGGGGAGTGGTCGCCTTTCTGGTGGGGATTATCATCGCTACGGAGCTGGCGTTCCCCTCCGTGAATCTGGGGCTGGATCTCATCACCTTCGGCCGATTGAGGCCACTGCACACCAACGCCGCCATCTTCGCCTTTGCCGGAAATGCGATCTTCACCGCCGTCTATTATTCGACGCAGCGTTTGTGCCGCGCCCGGATGTGGAGCGACCTGCTCTCACGGCTGCACTTCTGGGGCTGGCAGCTGATTATTCTGTCGGCAGCCCTCACCTTACCCCTGGGAATCACACAGAGTAAAGAATACGCCGAGTTGGAATGGCCCATCGACATCGCGATTGCGGTGGTCTGGGTCGGCTTCTTCGGCGTCAACTTCTTCATGACTCTGGCCCGTCGCCGCGAACGGCACATGTATGTCGCGCTCTGGTTTTATATCGCAACGATCGTGACCGTCGCGTTGCTGCATGTATTCAATAACCTTGTTGTTCCGATCGGCCTGTTCAAGAGCTACTCGGTCTACGCCGGGGTGCAGGATGCCTTCATGCAATGGTGGTACGGGCACAACGCGGTCGCTTTCTTCCTCACGACTCCGTTTCTGGGGTTGATGTACTACTTCCTCCCCAAAGCGGCGAACCGACCGATCTTTTCCTACAAGCTCAGTATTCTGCACTTCTGGTCGCTGGTCTTTATTTATATCTGGGCCGGGCCACATCACCTGCATTACACGGCACTGCCTCAATGGGCATCAACGCTGGGGATGCTGTTCTCGATCATGCTCTGGATGCCTTCCTGGGGCGGGATGATCAACGGCCTGTTGACCCTGCGCGGGGCGTGGCAGAAGGTGACTTCCGATCCGGTACTGAAATTCTTCGTGGTCGGCATCACCTTCTACGGGATGTCTACCTTTGAGGGTCCGGTGCTGTCCATCAAGTCCGTCAACGCCCTGTCGCATTACACCGACTGGACCATTGCCCATGTCCACGCGGGCGCCCTGGGCTGGAACGGCTTCATGACGTTCGGCATGCTCTACTGGCTGCTGCCACGATTGTTCCAGACCGAACTTTACAGCACACGTCTGGCCAACCTGCACTTCTGGCTGGGAACCGTGGGCATTCTGCTGTATATCTTCCCGATCTATGTCGCCGGCCTGACGCAGGGCCTGATGTGGCGGGCGATTACCGATACCGGCCAGCTGGCTTATCCCAACTTTGTGGAAACGGTCCGCGTGCTGATTCCGCTGTACTTCATTCGGGCCGTTGGCGGAGTGGTTTATCTGTCCGGAGCTCTGCTGCTGGGCTACAACTTCCTGCAGACCTGGAAAACCCGTCCTGCGAAGTATGAAGAAGTCGAACATTTCGCCGCACCGCTGGAAAAGCAGTACGAAGACGATCCGGCTCCCGAATCCCGCCTGACCGGGGTACTGGAGGTCGCCAAAAAACTGGATGTCTTCGAACAACTGGCCTGGCATCGCCGCTGGGAACGACTGCCGCGGCTGATGACCATCTGGGTGATTATCGCTGTGGTCGCCGCCTCGCTGTTTGAAATCATTCCGACGTTTTTGATCCGGTCTAACGTGCCTACCATCGCGACGGTCACCCCTTATACGCCTCTGGAACTGGCGGGACGTGACATTTATGTGGCGGAAGGCTGTTATAACTGTCATTCGCAGATGATCCGCCCCATGCTGGCAGAGACCAAACGCTACGGGGAATATTCCAAGCCGGGCGAATTCGTGTATGACCATCCTTTCCAGTGGGGATCGCGACGAATCGGCCCCGACCTGGCACGCGAAGGGGGTAAGCAGTCCAACCTCTGGCACGTGAGACATTTCCGCAACCCGGAACTGATGACCCAGGGTTCGATCATGCCTCCTTATCCCTGGCTGGAGACACGGAAACTGAATTTCAAAACGATTCCGGACCGCGTCTGGGCCGCTTCCTACCTGGGGGCACCTTACGATGAAGCCGCTCTAACTGATTCGATCGCACTGGCGAAGAAACAGGCGAAAGCGATCGCGGATGATATTCACCGTCAGGATGGTCCTGCAGGACTGGAAGACAAGCAGGTCGTCGCGTTGATCGCCTACCTGCAACGTCTGGGGACTGACCTGTTCAAAACCCCCAAAGCTGAGAAACCATCCGCTGAACCCAATTCTGCAAAAACGGGCAATAAAACGGCCCACGCAGAAGCAGCAGAAACGAGGTAA
- a CDS encoding cbb3-type cytochrome c oxidase N-terminal domain-containing protein, translating to MMSEKDQLTTHNYDGIQEYDNPMPGWWVMLFWGCIFFAFPYWLYYESGVPGRSIYDQYKEAVADNLRLQFSEIGELKLDSATIYKYKDDPKWLKVGESVFQMNCVSCHGLNAEGKVGPNLTDDYWIHVKEIGDIAKVVEKGANGQAMPAWGNRLHPNEIALVAAYVASLRGSLPEGTGKPPGPKAKKIPPWHAPAAEEGKSESDAEKKSDNAEQQKSDDKSQADS from the coding sequence ATGATGTCTGAGAAAGACCAGTTAACTACTCATAACTACGACGGAATTCAGGAATACGACAACCCGATGCCGGGCTGGTGGGTCATGCTGTTCTGGGGATGCATCTTTTTTGCCTTTCCCTACTGGCTCTACTATGAGTCGGGCGTGCCCGGTCGGTCGATCTACGACCAGTACAAAGAGGCCGTGGCAGATAACCTACGTTTGCAGTTTTCAGAAATCGGTGAACTCAAGCTGGATTCAGCTACAATCTATAAATACAAGGACGACCCCAAGTGGCTCAAGGTGGGCGAAAGTGTGTTCCAGATGAACTGTGTCAGTTGCCATGGACTGAACGCAGAAGGGAAGGTCGGACCGAACCTGACTGACGATTACTGGATTCACGTCAAAGAGATCGGCGATATCGCCAAGGTAGTCGAAAAGGGAGCGAACGGCCAGGCAATGCCCGCCTGGGGAAACCGCCTGCATCCCAACGAAATCGCGCTGGTCGCGGCTTATGTTGCCAGCTTGAGAGGTTCCCTGCCTGAGGGGACCGGGAAACCACCTGGACCCAAAGCAAAAAAAATCCCCCCCTGGCATGCGCCCGCGGCTGAAGAGGGGAAATCGGAGTCTGACGCTGAGAAAAAATCTGACAACGCCGAACAGCAGAAGTCGGATGACAAGTCTCAGGCTGACTCTTGA
- the ccoG gene encoding cytochrome c oxidase accessory protein CcoG: MSDQVLEPEEHVLSTLEKDGSRRWMYPRLFKGRFWNRRRIVGYFLIVLFIVLPHLQINSRPAIFLNITRREFTIFGFTFLPTDTLLLAFFMISVFLTIFLLTAMFGRVWCGWACPQTIYLEFVYRPIERLFCGTTGHGGKPRKPVPLIRRVMMYGAYLIISMVLAHTFLAYFVSVSELQHWVRQSPFTHPTGFLVMTATVVLMMFNFSFFREQLCTIACPYGRFQSVLLDRRSLIVSYDPQRGEPRGKISKTDPTPKGDCIDCGQCVQACPTGIDIRDGLQMECLHCTQCMDACDEIMEKVDRPLGLIRYSCQDEIDGKPTKKLRPRVVIYPLLLLLSVSAFTITLISKKSFDITILRNYGNPYIVTRQDQVENNLQLKLVNRTDQPDEYTIQVLDAPDVKMELIGSPELNARQTKTIPLLISAPRESFVAGLREVDLLIQSKNQADERRVTCQILGP; encoded by the coding sequence ATGAGTGACCAAGTCCTGGAACCCGAAGAACACGTTTTATCCACGCTGGAAAAAGACGGTTCACGTCGCTGGATGTATCCCCGTCTGTTTAAAGGCAGATTCTGGAACCGTCGGCGGATCGTTGGTTATTTCCTGATCGTGCTGTTTATTGTTCTACCCCATCTGCAGATCAATTCACGGCCGGCGATCTTTCTGAATATTACCAGGCGCGAATTTACCATCTTCGGTTTTACGTTTTTACCCACCGACACGCTGCTGCTCGCATTTTTTATGATCTCGGTCTTCCTGACGATCTTTCTGCTGACAGCGATGTTCGGCCGGGTGTGGTGCGGCTGGGCCTGTCCCCAGACGATCTACCTGGAATTTGTCTATCGTCCCATCGAACGACTGTTTTGCGGTACCACCGGCCATGGCGGTAAGCCACGCAAGCCGGTCCCCCTGATTCGCCGGGTGATGATGTACGGCGCTTATCTGATCATCTCCATGGTCCTGGCACATACCTTCCTGGCCTATTTCGTAAGCGTGAGCGAACTGCAGCACTGGGTGCGGCAGTCCCCGTTTACGCATCCGACCGGTTTCCTGGTAATGACCGCGACCGTGGTGTTGATGATGTTCAACTTCTCCTTTTTCCGCGAGCAGCTCTGCACGATCGCCTGTCCTTATGGACGCTTTCAGTCCGTGCTGCTGGACCGCCGGTCGCTGATTGTGAGCTACGATCCGCAGCGCGGCGAACCCCGGGGCAAGATCAGTAAAACGGATCCGACTCCCAAAGGGGACTGCATCGACTGTGGTCAGTGCGTGCAGGCCTGTCCCACCGGGATCGACATTCGCGATGGTCTGCAGATGGAATGCCTGCACTGCACGCAGTGTATGGATGCCTGTGATGAAATCATGGAGAAAGTCGATCGTCCGCTGGGCCTCATCCGTTATTCCTGCCAGGATGAGATCGATGGCAAACCGACAAAAAAACTGCGGCCCCGCGTCGTGATTTATCCCTTGTTGCTGTTACTTTCGGTTTCTGCCTTTACGATCACACTCATCAGCAAGAAATCGTTCGATATCACGATCCTGCGGAATTACGGCAATCCCTATATTGTTACCAGACAGGATCAGGTCGAGAATAACCTGCAGCTCAAGCTGGTCAACCGCACTGACCAGCCGGATGAATATACGATCCAGGTACTGGACGCCCCGGATGTGAAAATGGAATTGATCGGTTCGCCCGAGTTGAACGCCCGCCAGACCAAAACCATCCCGCTGCTGATTTCGGCACCACGGGAATCATTCGTGGCCGGTCTACGGGAGGTTGACCTGTTGATCCAGTCGAAAAACCAGGCAGATGAAAGGAGGGTCACATGTCAGATTCTCGGCCCCTAG
- a CDS encoding FixH family protein — MSDSRPLDTEIDESAETLARWKWGGVILGFLGLQILLSGVAVFLATSDPSNVIVEGYYEQALSWDQQRARQAASDALGWTSSIDLGKPQGMLGERLLTIRLVDPAGQPVTGCHLAGEIFHHARGGDVFKLHFQEQDPGNYTAVAPLRRSGLWELSLKTDRDAQHFQETRQFKLKDSGEFQTVATSPANRAGGHSL, encoded by the coding sequence ATGTCAGATTCTCGGCCCCTAGATACGGAAATAGACGAGTCCGCAGAGACCCTGGCCCGCTGGAAGTGGGGAGGCGTCATCCTGGGCTTCCTCGGTTTGCAAATCCTGCTCTCAGGCGTGGCCGTCTTCCTGGCGACCAGCGATCCCTCGAATGTGATCGTGGAAGGCTATTACGAACAGGCACTCTCCTGGGATCAGCAGCGCGCACGTCAGGCTGCCAGTGATGCTTTAGGCTGGACGTCGAGCATCGACCTGGGCAAACCACAGGGAATGCTGGGAGAACGTCTATTGACGATCCGGCTGGTCGACCCTGCCGGTCAGCCGGTCACCGGCTGTCACCTGGCTGGGGAAATCTTTCACCATGCCCGGGGAGGCGACGTTTTTAAACTGCATTTCCAGGAACAGGATCCCGGCAACTATACCGCGGTCGCGCCGCTCCGGCGTTCGGGATTGTGGGAGCTCTCACTGAAAACGGACAGAGACGCGCAACACTTCCAGGAAACCAGACAGTTCAAGCTGAAAGATTCCGGAGAATTCCAGACCGTTGCCACTTCGCCCGCCAACAGAGCAGGGGGCCATTCACTTTAA
- a CDS encoding sulfite exporter TauE/SafE family protein — protein sequence MLDLQTTIPLLATIFVASIAGSGHCVGMCGPLMLLATNRSAESGSKSSLFYESCYHGGRLLGYALLGLLAGSLGWLMESGGQLAGLQQAAAIITGAGMILFGLFSLVTIYRTGSIPHFGTARVGKVFSRFVKKVHQLPRGLRPLSIGLMTAGLPCGWLYAFLLLAVSARTPLLGGLTMVAFWLGTIPALSLAGLASRWFPRKWNTLGNTLIAGLLIISGIFTVSIRAQADMGELRKELQAPSQTEQLQQLSQQPLPCCRTGESD from the coding sequence ATGTTAGACCTGCAGACAACGATTCCACTCCTTGCGACGATATTCGTAGCCAGCATTGCCGGCAGCGGACATTGTGTCGGTATGTGTGGACCGTTGATGCTGCTGGCGACGAATCGCTCTGCGGAATCCGGATCCAAATCGTCCCTCTTCTATGAAAGCTGTTATCACGGTGGACGGCTGCTAGGCTATGCACTGCTCGGACTGCTCGCGGGCAGCCTGGGCTGGCTGATGGAATCGGGAGGCCAGCTGGCCGGTCTGCAGCAGGCGGCTGCGATCATCACCGGTGCCGGTATGATCCTGTTTGGCCTGTTTTCGCTGGTCACGATCTACCGCACGGGCAGCATTCCCCATTTTGGTACCGCCCGGGTAGGCAAGGTCTTTTCCCGGTTCGTCAAAAAAGTACATCAACTGCCGCGGGGACTCCGGCCATTGAGTATCGGGCTGATGACGGCCGGCCTGCCCTGTGGCTGGCTCTATGCCTTTCTACTGCTGGCGGTCAGCGCGCGAACACCTTTGCTCGGCGGCCTGACGATGGTCGCCTTCTGGCTGGGCACGATTCCAGCACTCTCGCTGGCAGGGTTGGCCAGCCGCTGGTTCCCACGCAAATGGAACACGCTGGGCAACACGCTGATTGCCGGGCTGCTAATTATCAGTGGGATTTTCACAGTGAGTATCCGGGCCCAGGCTGATATGGGAGAGCTCCGCAAAGAGCTGCAGGCGCCCTCACAGACAGAACAACTGCAGCAGCTGAGCCAGCAGCCGCTGCCCTGTTGTCGTACAGGAGAGTCCGATTAA